In the genome of Catenovulum adriaticum, one region contains:
- a CDS encoding ParD-like family protein: MGIVKIDDELHGEIRKASSVMVRSINAQAEYWIKIGMLAEANPSMSFSEIMRDQLKLADVNIRKAAGG; the protein is encoded by the coding sequence ATGGGAATTGTTAAAATTGATGACGAATTGCATGGGGAGATTCGTAAAGCGAGCTCAGTTATGGTTCGATCTATTAATGCTCAAGCTGAGTATTGGATCAAAATTGGAATGCTAGCCGAGGCCAACCCCAGTATGTCTTTTTCTGAAATCATGCGCGATCAATTAAAGCTGGCTGACGTTAATATAAGGAAAGCTGCTGGTGGCTAA
- a CDS encoding ATP-binding protein encodes MSIFNFKDEDALGKVASVDTTNVIVEVENVDQLKRLQVNHLAVLQSSRPGQHLIGLITQVTRKRGIEEAINDGINDQVSELNLCRIALIGTMLDRDGEKENVFRRTLESVPEIDANCFSLESENLTGFMRTLSNVAADGNSLTLGKYTLDEHAVAYLNGNRFFQRHAFIGGSTGSGKSWTTAKIIEQMSGLSTANSIVFDLHGEYSPLVGDGIQHFKVAGPADVETKKTIGDGVLYLPYWLLSYEALVSMFVDRSDQNAPNQAMIMAREINQAKRMYLEENNQHDVLTHFTVDSPVPFSLEVLVGRLNEINVEMVPGARAGSEKQGDFFGKLARMISRLENKISDRRLGFMFNGGDDMLDFTWLDKFVTAVLGSTSENGKAGIKIINFSEVPSDILPLIVSLVARVTFSVQQWTPSDLRHPIALLCDEAHLYMPQRGMADAADDISLDIFERIAKEGRKYGVSLVVISQRPSEVNKTMLSQCSNFVSMRLTNAEDQGVIKRLLPDSLGGFSDILPTLDTGEALVVGDASLLPSRIRIDEPQNKPNSGTVDFWDEWQKSVKDNRLSTAVENWRKQNIQ; translated from the coding sequence ATGTCAATATTCAACTTTAAGGACGAAGACGCGCTTGGAAAGGTAGCCTCCGTTGATACAACAAATGTCATCGTTGAAGTGGAGAACGTCGATCAGCTCAAGCGTTTGCAGGTTAACCATCTTGCCGTTCTTCAAAGCAGTAGGCCGGGACAACACTTGATCGGTCTCATTACACAGGTGACACGCAAGCGTGGTATTGAAGAAGCAATAAATGACGGTATAAATGATCAGGTTTCCGAGTTAAATCTGTGTCGTATCGCCCTTATTGGCACCATGTTAGATCGTGATGGTGAAAAGGAAAACGTGTTCCGACGCACTTTGGAAAGCGTTCCTGAAATTGATGCAAACTGCTTCTCCCTCGAAAGCGAAAATCTTACAGGATTTATGCGTACTCTTTCCAATGTTGCGGCCGATGGAAATTCTCTTACTTTGGGTAAATACACTCTTGACGAGCATGCAGTTGCCTATCTCAATGGCAATAGATTCTTTCAAAGACACGCCTTTATCGGAGGGAGTACAGGTTCAGGTAAGTCTTGGACGACAGCCAAGATCATCGAGCAAATGTCGGGACTTTCCACTGCAAATTCCATCGTTTTCGACCTCCACGGAGAATACTCACCTCTGGTAGGGGATGGCATTCAACATTTTAAAGTCGCCGGGCCTGCGGATGTTGAAACCAAGAAAACCATAGGCGATGGTGTACTCTACCTGCCATATTGGCTGCTTTCGTATGAGGCGCTTGTATCCATGTTCGTTGACCGCAGCGACCAGAATGCACCAAACCAAGCGATGATTATGGCGCGTGAAATCAACCAAGCAAAAAGAATGTATCTAGAGGAAAACAATCAGCATGATGTGTTGACACATTTTACTGTTGATAGCCCAGTGCCATTTAGTCTCGAAGTCCTTGTGGGGCGACTAAATGAGATCAACGTAGAAATGGTTCCTGGAGCTAGGGCTGGTAGCGAGAAGCAAGGTGATTTCTTCGGAAAACTCGCTCGGATGATTTCCCGCCTAGAGAACAAAATATCCGATAGGCGGCTTGGCTTTATGTTCAACGGCGGTGATGACATGTTGGATTTTACGTGGCTGGATAAATTCGTCACTGCCGTACTCGGAAGCACCAGTGAAAATGGAAAAGCCGGAATTAAAATTATTAACTTTTCGGAAGTGCCTTCTGATATTTTGCCGTTAATCGTGTCACTCGTCGCACGGGTTACGTTTTCCGTACAACAATGGACGCCTTCGGATTTGCGTCATCCTATAGCATTACTATGCGATGAGGCTCATCTCTATATGCCGCAGCGTGGGATGGCTGATGCTGCTGACGATATCTCACTTGATATTTTCGAGCGTATTGCGAAGGAGGGGCGAAAATATGGTGTTAGTTTGGTGGTAATAAGCCAACGGCCATCTGAGGTAAATAAGACTATGCTAAGCCAATGTAGCAACTTCGTATCCATGAGGTTGACTAACGCGGAAGATCAGGGCGTTATCAAGCGCCTGCTTCCGGATAGTCTTGGCGGATTCAGCGATATTCTGCCGACCCTAGACACAGGTGAAGCACTTGTTGTTGGGGATGCGAGTCTTTTGCCTAGTAGGATTAGAATTGATGAACCACAAAATAAGCCAAATAGCGGTACGGTCGATTTTTGGGATGAATGGCAGAAGTCAGTTAAAGATAACCGTTTATCAACTGCAGTTGAAAACTGGCGCAAGCAAAATATTCAATGA
- a CDS encoding helix-turn-helix transcriptional regulator: MIYTELDWNTFLRAIIPFIAANIFLMVLIYFTIVRSRIGSAYPFYATFISCIILFLSGPIINLMPIDNAKRWFDLVRNVLLFSVGMPALLYGLFIQAEIKIRREFFMFALVLGISWSALFIMAPPFYYHHLDQLPWPRLLDSITNQHIYLSQIFVVTIQLLIPSLFILSRPIKRYVGVLVYGVLLLYTCICIGNALEQWVVYYGGSGLTAIIWAWAIYRDIQMTNDKVKQHYLHQSSLAIAQYAAPLNTKFTEYYPDSINESYPFKEREALIETVSAARSGLVAGRVTNLLHALKSFSQHNVDTYRVRAKEVLFMLFDASIFNSGNAANLLERLEEKGQTLETTTSFKDIDKIILQEASFLAKLSGEANESPADTALVDKIKTYILSHYNRDISINDIANEIGASRSHITKTFKNITAQTINQYLIDVRINKSKDLLITMSVTETAFEIGFNNSAYFSTVFKKQTGKTPKEYQQSITSTKNG, encoded by the coding sequence ATGATATATACAGAGTTAGATTGGAATACTTTTCTTAGAGCCATCATCCCTTTTATTGCCGCCAATATATTTTTAATGGTACTGATTTATTTTACTATCGTCCGCTCCCGCATTGGTAGTGCCTATCCGTTTTATGCAACTTTTATCAGCTGCATTATTTTGTTTTTATCGGGTCCAATTATTAATCTTATGCCCATTGATAATGCTAAACGATGGTTTGATTTAGTTAGAAACGTGTTGTTATTTAGTGTCGGTATGCCGGCTCTGTTATATGGCCTGTTTATACAGGCTGAAATTAAAATTCGGCGTGAATTTTTTATGTTTGCTCTTGTACTGGGCATAAGTTGGTCGGCTTTGTTTATAATGGCACCGCCTTTTTATTATCATCACCTTGATCAGCTCCCTTGGCCGAGATTATTAGATAGTATTACCAATCAACATATTTATCTGTCTCAAATTTTTGTTGTGACAATCCAACTGTTAATACCGAGTTTGTTTATACTAAGCCGACCCATTAAACGCTATGTAGGGGTTTTAGTATATGGTGTTTTGTTACTGTATACCTGTATATGCATTGGTAATGCGTTAGAACAATGGGTTGTTTATTATGGTGGTTCAGGCTTAACCGCGATTATTTGGGCTTGGGCCATATATCGTGATATTCAAATGACCAACGACAAAGTAAAACAGCATTATTTACACCAAAGCTCGCTCGCTATCGCGCAATACGCGGCACCGTTAAATACTAAATTTACGGAGTATTACCCAGACAGTATTAACGAATCTTATCCTTTTAAAGAACGTGAAGCATTAATAGAAACCGTTAGCGCAGCCCGTAGTGGCTTAGTTGCTGGCCGGGTAACAAACTTATTGCACGCGTTAAAAAGTTTTAGCCAGCATAATGTCGATACCTATCGGGTACGCGCCAAAGAAGTATTGTTTATGTTGTTTGACGCGTCAATATTCAACAGTGGCAATGCTGCAAATTTACTCGAACGGTTAGAAGAAAAAGGACAAACCTTAGAAACCACAACATCATTTAAAGATATTGATAAAATTATTCTGCAAGAAGCCAGCTTTTTAGCAAAATTAAGCGGTGAAGCTAATGAATCGCCAGCAGATACCGCCTTAGTCGATAAAATCAAAACATATATTTTAAGTCACTATAACCGTGATATCTCCATTAATGACATAGCCAATGAAATCGGTGCTAGCCGTTCACACATTACTAAAACATTTAAAAATATAACGGCGCAAACCATTAACCAGTATTTAATTGATGTGCGTATTAACAAATCTAAGGATTTATTAATAACCATGTCGGTAACAGAAACCGCATTTGAAATAGGCTTTAATAACTCGGCCTATTTTTCGACTGTATTTAAAAAACAAACGGGCAAAACACCTAAAGAATATCAACAGTCGATTACAAGTACTAAAAATGGTTAA
- a CDS encoding SIR2 family protein, which translates to MSDLNYQKQAQDFYGKAPVIILGSGASAAYGMSGMWALANHLVENTDITGLNAAENETWEKFCERLKQNVDLETALHDVTASEELTSRIVKSTWALINSEDNEIFRKSLQDSAMFPLSRLLDHMFKSSLKTINIVTTNYDRLVEYACEQGRIYHYTGFTHGFFRQLATPSEIISDRRVNIWKVHGSLDWFQSPLEDTVALSNTLSVPDNYQPQIVTPGTQKYQKTHLEPFRSIINNADNALNNAGSYLCIGYGFNDEHIQPKLMVKCLRQKTPITIITYKLSDSAKKLILEGKAQNYLAIERGDTDDQSIVYSSLDANPIKVEANIWSLEGYLSIIM; encoded by the coding sequence ATGTCTGATTTGAACTACCAAAAGCAAGCGCAAGATTTTTATGGAAAGGCGCCTGTGATTATTTTGGGCAGCGGTGCCTCAGCAGCTTACGGCATGTCTGGAATGTGGGCATTGGCAAACCATCTGGTAGAAAATACTGACATAACAGGGTTGAATGCAGCAGAAAACGAAACTTGGGAAAAGTTCTGTGAACGTTTGAAGCAGAATGTCGATCTGGAAACTGCTCTACACGATGTAACAGCTTCTGAAGAATTGACATCCCGAATAGTCAAATCTACTTGGGCCTTGATTAACTCTGAGGATAACGAGATCTTTCGGAAGAGCCTCCAAGATAGCGCAATGTTTCCGCTTAGCAGACTTCTTGATCATATGTTCAAAAGTAGTCTCAAAACTATAAATATTGTAACTACTAATTATGATCGATTAGTGGAGTATGCATGCGAACAGGGGCGTATCTATCATTACACTGGGTTCACCCATGGTTTCTTCAGGCAGCTCGCGACACCTTCAGAAATTATTTCGGATCGCAGAGTTAATATTTGGAAGGTTCATGGATCTCTGGACTGGTTCCAGTCCCCTTTAGAAGACACAGTTGCTCTCTCAAATACCCTGTCGGTACCGGATAATTACCAACCTCAAATAGTGACCCCAGGCACTCAAAAATATCAAAAAACTCACCTTGAGCCTTTTCGTTCCATTATTAATAACGCTGATAATGCGCTCAATAACGCTGGTTCTTACTTGTGTATTGGTTACGGTTTTAATGACGAGCATATTCAGCCGAAACTGATGGTGAAATGCCTTCGACAGAAAACACCTATAACGATTATTACTTATAAACTTTCTGACTCTGCCAAAAAGCTTATTCTTGAAGGTAAAGCACAGAATTACCTAGCAATCGAACGGGGCGATACAGACGATCAATCCATCGTTTACTCATCTCTAGATGCGAATCCGATCAAGGTCGAAGCAAATATTTGGAGCCTTGAAGGCTACTTGTCAATCATTATGTAG
- a CDS encoding c-type cytochrome: MNHAFNFKFILMSMLLFNGLAHSNTTELDKQIETMSLQAKHLTAGQKAFESVCAACHSADLSGAMGFNLKDGEWVHGAKPSDIFKNIQSGFSQAGMPAFKNILNEQQVKQITAYILSKREGWDNLTYKIYSLGGDKPRTWAQLANHRPVKQGQALKNMPDFSMPESEEFAIEFTGDFYAPREQDTVLYVKAPHVLIDVYIDGQPVKKMGNQWSGSWPLKRGKQQVTFRLTTPPKPFPKYTRTNAPLIVTNKENTIKLFAASKVAEQQLAGTDFPIKADKSIQVQRKVVVDLPPYTVAVGLLEKVNYGFNTRSCAISGVWLGDMLNIGPNIKGRGQDGSVPLGNWLFNSDAQIMPQSNHCEFIKYNRQAETRFDFKLQNVYLSMQGVATDGKTLSLNYQVLSNPTNVSDLQFKLPENKTMSISVTGGQIKNTNKGKTFVVNPAQNKHFSIQINATGTK, encoded by the coding sequence ATGAACCACGCTTTTAATTTTAAATTTATTTTAATGAGCATGCTGTTATTCAACGGTCTTGCACATAGTAATACCACAGAACTAGACAAACAGATTGAAACAATGAGTTTGCAGGCAAAGCATTTAACCGCTGGGCAAAAAGCCTTTGAATCGGTTTGTGCTGCTTGCCATAGCGCCGATTTAAGTGGTGCGATGGGCTTTAACTTAAAAGACGGTGAATGGGTACATGGCGCTAAACCTTCCGACATATTCAAAAATATTCAAAGTGGTTTTTCACAAGCGGGTATGCCGGCTTTTAAAAACATCTTGAACGAACAGCAAGTTAAACAAATCACCGCGTACATATTGTCTAAACGGGAAGGTTGGGACAATTTAACCTATAAAATATATTCGCTCGGGGGCGACAAACCGCGCACTTGGGCCCAGTTAGCAAACCATAGACCTGTCAAACAAGGCCAAGCTTTAAAAAATATGCCTGATTTTAGTATGCCGGAGAGCGAAGAATTTGCGATTGAATTTACAGGCGATTTTTATGCACCACGTGAACAAGACACTGTGCTATACGTAAAAGCACCTCACGTATTAATTGACGTATATATAGATGGCCAGCCCGTGAAAAAAATGGGTAATCAATGGAGTGGCAGCTGGCCGCTTAAGCGTGGTAAACAACAGGTAACATTCAGATTAACGACACCGCCTAAACCTTTCCCAAAATACACCCGTACCAATGCGCCATTGATCGTTACCAATAAAGAAAACACCATAAAATTATTTGCCGCTTCAAAAGTTGCAGAGCAGCAACTGGCCGGCACTGATTTTCCAATAAAAGCGGATAAATCCATTCAGGTGCAACGCAAGGTTGTGGTTGATTTACCTCCCTATACCGTTGCCGTTGGTTTGTTAGAAAAAGTTAATTATGGTTTTAACACCCGCAGCTGTGCAATAAGCGGAGTGTGGCTAGGAGATATGTTAAATATTGGACCCAACATCAAAGGCAGAGGACAAGACGGAAGCGTACCTTTAGGTAACTGGTTATTTAATAGCGATGCCCAAATAATGCCACAGAGCAACCATTGCGAGTTTATAAAATACAACCGGCAGGCTGAAACCCGATTTGATTTTAAATTACAAAATGTCTACCTGTCGATGCAGGGGGTAGCAACAGACGGAAAAACCTTATCGCTGAACTATCAGGTGTTGAGTAATCCGACAAATGTCAGCGACTTGCAGTTTAAATTACCTGAAAACAAAACCATGTCGATTTCAGTAACTGGTGGTCAAATTAAAAACACTAATAAAGGGAAAACCTTTGTGGTTAACCCAGCGCAAAACAAACACTTTAGCATTCAAATAAACGCGACAGGAACAAAATAA
- a CDS encoding methyl-accepting chemotaxis protein: MYQISEVQNQASRKTNNQTYVFFVALLFVVGAAAIPLYFDIWLNWLWLSVGLFVFLYFQFAQNQDETTDKESELQTMQQQLQNIIAQKDCEISELKSQLTTVNEKQVLYNTVLDLIPDWIYVKDTQHNYIYANRSFLNAIPKLKLGKSDDIFMPPDFCEKAWADEKAVMHKKMHFQDIEEQAGDIWLATTKVQWTEAKTGQLNGIIGITRNVTPHVNNRQTIENNNRLISEKVERVYEIQADTQKAGKRSKDCYQVFSNLSEIITDINTKNDLIGETVELIQGLASQSKLLSINAAIEAAKAGDSGRGFGVVAHEVRELAERSEQAVSKIKSAINASTDVIGSGNRMMTDVSQSFNQTIENFQTIAHNLDELSDDLSKI, encoded by the coding sequence ATGTATCAAATATCAGAAGTTCAAAACCAAGCGAGCCGCAAAACAAATAATCAAACCTATGTGTTTTTTGTTGCTTTGCTGTTTGTTGTTGGTGCGGCTGCTATTCCACTGTATTTCGATATCTGGCTAAACTGGTTATGGCTGTCTGTTGGGTTATTTGTATTTTTATATTTTCAGTTTGCGCAGAATCAAGATGAAACAACAGACAAAGAATCAGAATTACAGACAATGCAACAACAGTTGCAAAACATAATTGCTCAAAAAGACTGCGAAATTAGTGAGCTCAAATCACAGCTTACAACAGTCAATGAAAAGCAAGTTTTATATAATACCGTATTGGATTTGATTCCTGACTGGATTTATGTGAAAGACACTCAGCATAATTATATATATGCAAATCGTTCATTTTTAAACGCAATCCCCAAACTAAAGTTGGGAAAAAGCGATGATATTTTTATGCCACCTGATTTTTGTGAAAAAGCGTGGGCGGATGAAAAAGCCGTAATGCATAAAAAAATGCATTTTCAGGATATCGAAGAACAAGCTGGCGATATCTGGCTGGCTACCACCAAAGTACAGTGGACAGAAGCCAAAACCGGACAATTAAATGGAATAATTGGCATTACAAGAAACGTCACCCCGCATGTGAACAACCGGCAAACGATTGAAAATAATAACCGTTTGATAAGCGAAAAAGTAGAGCGAGTGTATGAAATTCAGGCCGATACGCAAAAAGCCGGAAAACGCTCAAAGGATTGTTATCAGGTATTTTCAAACTTATCGGAAATCATCACAGACATTAATACAAAAAACGATCTGATCGGAGAAACAGTCGAACTGATTCAAGGGCTTGCGAGCCAATCAAAATTATTGTCAATTAATGCGGCAATAGAAGCAGCAAAAGCTGGGGATTCTGGTCGTGGATTTGGTGTTGTCGCCCATGAAGTACGTGAACTGGCCGAACGTAGTGAACAGGCGGTTAGTAAAATTAAATCGGCAATTAACGCCAGTACAGATGTAATAGGCTCTGGCAACCGCATGATGACAGACGTTAGCCAATCGTTTAACCAAACAATTGAAAACTTTCAGACCATAGCGCACAACTTGGATGAACTCAGCGACGATTTGAGTAAAATATAA
- the map gene encoding type I methionyl aminopeptidase: MANVKLKSADELNVMRESGRLLAMVFEYLDGYIETGISTMEINDLAERYIIDQLNARPASKGQYGYQYALNSSVNRVVCHGVPSAIQKLKSGDIVNIDITLEQGGFIADSSKMYMIGDVSPVAKRLVDKTYEAMWEGIRKVKPGATLGDVGHAIQTHAQKHGYSVVREYCGHGIGREMHEEPQVLHYGQAGKGLVLTEGMVFTIEPMINQGKSKVKLKKDGWTVVTSDKKLSAQWEHTIAVTSDGYEVLTLRAEERI; this comes from the coding sequence GTGGCTAACGTAAAACTAAAAAGTGCTGACGAATTGAATGTAATGCGGGAGTCTGGTCGGCTTTTGGCAATGGTGTTTGAGTATCTCGATGGATATATTGAAACTGGGATTTCAACGATGGAGATTAACGATTTGGCGGAGCGTTATATAATTGATCAGCTAAATGCCCGCCCAGCCAGTAAAGGTCAGTACGGATACCAGTATGCTTTAAACAGCTCGGTAAATCGCGTTGTATGCCACGGCGTGCCTTCTGCTATTCAAAAGCTGAAATCCGGTGATATCGTAAATATTGATATTACATTGGAGCAGGGCGGATTTATCGCTGACTCTAGCAAAATGTACATGATTGGCGATGTGTCTCCAGTCGCTAAACGTTTGGTTGATAAAACCTATGAAGCCATGTGGGAAGGGATACGAAAGGTAAAACCTGGCGCGACTCTGGGAGATGTTGGTCATGCCATTCAAACTCATGCCCAGAAACACGGCTATTCTGTTGTACGCGAATACTGTGGGCATGGGATTGGGCGAGAAATGCATGAAGAGCCACAGGTTTTGCATTATGGTCAGGCAGGTAAAGGCTTAGTGTTAACAGAAGGGATGGTATTTACCATAGAGCCCATGATTAACCAAGGTAAGTCCAAAGTTAAATTAAAAAAAGATGGGTGGACAGTTGTTACCAGTGATAAAAAATTATCCGCTCAGTGGGAACACACCATTGCTGTTACCTCTGATGGTTACGAGGTGCTGACGCTCAGAGCTGAAGAGCGAATTTAA
- a CDS encoding sulfatase-like hydrolase/transferase — protein sequence MNLLSSKTKLYLILICLQLTFIPKINAAQQPNILLIISDDAGYHDFGFHGSKTMKTPNLDKLAKQGMLFKQAYVTAAVCGPSRAGLFTGKYQQRFGFEENNVPGYMSESGLTGDEMGLPLSELTVADHLKQLGYTTGLTGKWHLGDHDKYHPMRRGFDHFYGFRTGSRSYYAYDKNELNSRQNERMELGFKNFKEHKGYLTEALVADTSQFITNAVQTKQPFFAVLSFSAVHAPMQAKPEDLAQFPNLSGTRKILAAMNLNMDQQLGLLFNKLKQLNIADNTLVVFVNDNGGPTDQNNSNNYPLSGTKANHLEGGIRVPMLMRWPEKLSANTRFEYPVSTLDLMPTFLSVAGANLSEFAHLDGVNLIPYLKAPTQKKAQARPHKTLYWKKENRAAIRDMDWKLLRFPDRPPELYNLANDEAEQVNLAHQQPKIVKQLYKKLFDWELTLERPLWQLKRKFEGAAMDRMDKFRDHQPD from the coding sequence ATGAATTTATTATCATCTAAAACCAAGTTATACCTCATTTTAATTTGTTTACAATTAACATTTATACCTAAAATAAATGCAGCTCAACAGCCCAACATTTTATTAATCATTTCAGATGATGCGGGTTATCACGATTTTGGCTTTCATGGTAGTAAAACCATGAAAACACCTAATTTAGATAAGCTTGCTAAACAAGGCATGTTGTTTAAACAAGCTTATGTCACCGCAGCAGTTTGTGGCCCGTCGCGCGCGGGGCTATTTACAGGCAAATACCAGCAAAGGTTTGGTTTTGAAGAAAATAATGTACCCGGCTATATGAGTGAGTCGGGCTTAACTGGCGACGAAATGGGTTTGCCTTTGTCTGAGTTAACTGTGGCTGACCATTTAAAACAACTAGGTTATACCACAGGTTTGACCGGTAAATGGCATTTAGGCGACCATGATAAATATCATCCAATGCGCCGAGGTTTTGATCACTTTTATGGTTTTAGAACCGGTTCCCGCAGTTATTATGCTTACGATAAAAACGAGCTTAATAGCCGTCAGAACGAGCGCATGGAACTGGGTTTCAAAAACTTTAAAGAGCATAAAGGCTACTTAACCGAGGCACTTGTTGCAGATACTAGTCAATTTATTACCAACGCTGTGCAAACTAAGCAACCGTTTTTTGCGGTATTGTCGTTTTCAGCAGTTCACGCCCCTATGCAAGCGAAACCTGAAGACTTGGCTCAATTTCCAAATTTGTCAGGCACACGCAAAATACTCGCAGCGATGAACCTAAACATGGATCAACAACTGGGATTATTATTCAATAAGCTTAAGCAACTAAACATTGCCGACAATACCTTAGTGGTATTTGTGAATGACAATGGCGGACCAACTGATCAGAACAATTCTAATAATTATCCGCTAAGTGGTACCAAAGCCAATCACCTAGAGGGGGGAATCCGTGTGCCCATGCTAATGCGTTGGCCTGAAAAATTAAGTGCTAATACCCGTTTTGAATATCCGGTCAGTACACTCGATTTAATGCCAACGTTTTTAAGTGTCGCAGGCGCCAATTTATCTGAGTTTGCTCACTTAGATGGCGTCAATCTAATACCCTACTTAAAAGCACCAACACAAAAGAAAGCTCAAGCTCGTCCGCACAAGACACTGTATTGGAAAAAAGAAAACCGCGCGGCAATCCGAGATATGGATTGGAAACTTTTACGCTTTCCTGATCGCCCACCCGAGTTATACAACTTAGCTAACGATGAAGCTGAGCAAGTTAATCTTGCCCATCAACAACCAAAAATAGTTAAACAACTTTACAAAAAATTATTTGACTGGGAACTCACATTAGAACGCCCATTGTGGCAGTTAAAACGCAAATTTGAAGGCGCGGCGATGGATAGAATGGATAAGTTTCGCGATCATCAACCAGATTAA
- a CDS encoding DUF7133 domain-containing protein, protein MQNKLNVMKNQFIRAFILCGMVINTQAVNAVEHPKGNYMPDGYSVETIDLPKDVPFHITGLDTSKNKEVFVATRLGEVWRLKQGNWTKFADGLHEATGLMVEEDGSIIVAQKPELTRLVDINNDGQADDYIQITDDWNFHDNYHEFTFGPVKDKAGNYYGTLNLSHGAPKSFSLGTMGSAGGYRGWAFKVNTKGQFEPFAYGLRSPAGIGISPQDELFFTDNQGDWVETSKLHLLQENKFYGHPIPLIDHPDYNKDKIRSMTPADFDKLREKPVVWIPHIEVANSPGNPEWDTTEGQFGPFKGQIFIGDQTQSNVFRVMLDKVNGQYQGAVMNFVGGMQSGNIRTRFDSQGDLWVGQTARGWGAKGGKPFGLEKIVWDGTNPFEVLDIKLTKSGFKINFTEAVDPNTVSANKIAISEWNYKYSGEYGSAKQNLKKLNIQKVRLTNNNTTLWVDMPLTADKVVMFEFKALTSANQRKPSVNKLYYTLNQMLN, encoded by the coding sequence ATGCAAAATAAACTCAATGTAATGAAAAATCAGTTTATCCGTGCATTTATTTTGTGTGGCATGGTTATTAACACGCAAGCTGTAAATGCCGTGGAGCACCCAAAAGGCAATTACATGCCTGACGGATATTCTGTCGAAACCATCGATTTACCGAAAGATGTGCCTTTTCATATAACCGGCCTAGACACCAGTAAAAATAAAGAGGTATTTGTTGCCACCCGTTTGGGCGAAGTTTGGCGCTTAAAACAAGGAAACTGGACAAAGTTTGCAGATGGTTTACATGAAGCAACTGGTTTAATGGTAGAAGAAGATGGCAGCATTATTGTTGCGCAAAAGCCAGAATTAACTCGTCTGGTCGATATTAACAACGACGGACAGGCAGATGATTATATTCAAATTACGGACGACTGGAATTTTCACGATAATTATCACGAATTTACTTTTGGCCCAGTAAAAGACAAAGCCGGCAATTATTACGGAACTCTCAATTTAAGTCATGGTGCGCCTAAATCGTTTTCGCTTGGCACTATGGGCAGCGCTGGCGGATATCGTGGATGGGCATTTAAGGTAAATACAAAAGGCCAATTTGAACCATTCGCTTACGGTTTGCGTTCACCCGCCGGAATTGGCATAAGCCCGCAAGATGAGTTGTTTTTTACCGATAATCAAGGCGATTGGGTTGAAACCTCTAAGCTACATCTCTTGCAGGAAAATAAATTTTACGGGCATCCAATTCCGCTCATTGATCATCCTGATTATAACAAAGATAAAATTCGCAGTATGACACCGGCAGACTTTGACAAATTGCGTGAAAAGCCGGTTGTTTGGATCCCGCATATTGAAGTAGCGAACTCGCCAGGAAATCCTGAATGGGATACCACAGAAGGCCAGTTTGGCCCCTTTAAAGGGCAAATTTTTATTGGTGATCAAACCCAGTCAAATGTCTTTCGTGTGATGCTGGATAAAGTGAATGGTCAATATCAGGGGGCTGTTATGAACTTTGTCGGTGGCATGCAAAGTGGCAATATTCGTACACGTTTTGATAGCCAAGGCGATTTATGGGTGGGTCAAACGGCACGCGGTTGGGGTGCAAAAGGCGGTAAACCTTTTGGTTTAGAAAAAATCGTTTGGGACGGCACCAACCCGTTTGAAGTGTTGGATATAAAACTGACGAAAAGTGGTTTTAAAATTAATTTTACTGAAGCGGTTGATCCTAACACCGTCAGTGCTAATAAAATTGCAATATCGGAGTGGAACTACAAGTACAGCGGAGAATACGGCTCAGCTAAGCAAAACCTGAAAAAGCTTAATATTCAAAAGGTCAGGCTGACAAACAATAATACGACATTATGGGTCGATATGCCGTTAACCGCGGATAAAGTGGTCATGTTTGAATTTAAAGCGTTGACCAGTGCCAATCAGCGAAAACCCAGCGTAAATAAGCTTTATTACACGCTGAATCAAATGCTTAACTAA